CGTGAAAGATGCCGATCAGCGCGGCGCCGGCCAGGCCACCATGAAACCGCGATTTGATGAAAGGTTGCAGCGAGCAGGATTTTTGTGGCGAGCGGGCTTGCCCGCGTTGGGCTGCGCAGCAGCCCTAATGAAAGCGCCGAGTTAATTCAGGCAGAACGCATCGCCAGGTCATGGGGCCGCTTCGCAGCCCAACGCGGGCAAGCCCGCTCGCCACGAAGTCAGAGTGGTGCAGTCGCTGGAAGCGCCATAACTTTGAAATCGTCCAAAACCAGCATCTCCCCATTCGAAAGCTGCCAATTGAAGAAATCCGAAAAGTCGCCGCTGGCTAACGCACGAACCACCTTAGCGACAAAGCCATGTGCTACCAGCAACACAACACTGGATGGATAGCGCTCTGCCAACTCCACCAAGCCTTGATGTACACGGGTCACCACCTCGGCAATCGACTCACCACCCGTTGGCCCCGCCGCCCATTGCCGCGTTATGTTCTGCGCCCAGAGAGCTGGGTGCAGGGCCTTGGCTTGCGCCTGGGTCAAACCCTCGAAAACCCCCACATCGCGCTCGCGAAAGCGGTCCATCGTCACAAGCTCGAGGTGCAACTCTCGGTTGAGAATCTGCGCCGTTTGCTGGGCTCGCAGGCGTGGGGAGACGATCAACGCGTCAATGCCGTCGGGCAATTCCTTGCTCAGCGTTAAAGCCTGCTCCCTGCCCCGTTCCGTGAGTTGAGGATCGAGTGCACCGAGATAGCGGTGCTCGGCGTTGGCCCAGGTTTCGCCGTGGCGTATGACATAGAGGTGCATGAGGTCGGTCTCGGGAAGGCTTGAGGTCGGGATGGTAATAACTGATTAGAAAGGTCGAAACTCGTTTGCAGGCGCAAGTTTTAATTACATATGGGTCTAAACAACTGTCAGAAGTAACAGGTACTTAGTCTTTAGATTGTGATTAGAGTTAACCATCGCGACTACCAGTCAGAGCACCATAGTGAAGAGCCTGGAGGAGCGACTTTATAAAGTCTCTGGGAGTGATGAAAATGAAAATCTCCAAAAAACAGCTATTGCCATGTGCATCACTATTACTAATTATGGTCAGTGCCCATGGTTTTGCCGAAGATGATTGCCCCACGGCATTCATGAAAAGTTCAGCGGCGCAAACTTGCAGTGGGAACGAAGTGACTACTGAAATTCCCGCTGGCACCTGCAATTTTGACCAGACGTGCTTGGGAAAAGGTACGTTCAGCAGTGCTGGCGGCAAGTGGATGCGTACATCACCAGACCGGGCAAGAAATATAGTTTCGGTACCATTGAAATATGTAAAACAGCTTGTTAACTGCGACAGCATGTTATCTACCGTAGGTTGTTAGTTAGCGAACTATTTGCTCTCGCCAGCAGTAGGTCAACAGTTTCGGGCAAAATAAGGCAGCGGACTGATCATTCCCACGCTTCGTGCGGGAATGCCGCTTTAGACTTTTCCTACAATCTCTGAAGGTTGCAGTTGCTATTACTCACCGTTAGCCTCTCGCAGTCGCTGCTCATCAGCGATCAGGCTTGGTCGCCTGGGTTAGAATGGCGCACAGTGCCGCGCAAGCGGCATTATTGTGTTCGCGTTATGGCGAGCTGTGCGTGGGAGGGCTTAAGCCCTGCCGGGTTTCCATTCCCTGGTCGACCAACCTACGTACAGCTCACCACCCTCCTGCTTGGTCGCGGATGTGGTGAGCTCCAACTGAATGGAGATTTACTGCATGAAAAAAGTCACTCCAAATCCCCCGCAATCCACCCCGGATGACACCCCACAAACCCCACCCAACCTCCTCTTCACCGTCCGCCCCGGCCTCAGCACTGAAGCAGCCTTGAGCAATGCCAGCGAGATGCTGGAATCGGCGACTGTGTGTGCGTACGACTGCGCCGAGCACTTGGAGGGCATAGGCCGCAAGCAGGTGCTGGCGGTGGTGCAGATGATTGAAATTGCGCAGTTGTTGGTGGATCAAGCACTGAATCGGGAGTGTCCGGTAGCCTGAAGGCTGAGGAGATTTCCCGTGGGAGCTGGCTTGCCGGCGATAGCGGTGGATCAGGTGATAAATGACTGGCTGATACACCGCCATCGCGGGCAAGCCCGGCTCCCACATTGGTTCTGCAGTGGTTGGAAGCATGTATTTCAAAGGCATGAAAAAGGCGACCCGAAGGTCGCCTTTTGTCATTGCGCGTACTGCTTGCTCAACCCCGGCGGCACGCCGTGCACGTCGGTGTCTTCCCAGGGCCCGTTCGGGCTGATGGAGCGGCTCCAGCCGTT
The genomic region above belongs to Pseudomonas poae and contains:
- a CDS encoding histidine phosphatase family protein, yielding MHLYVIRHGETWANAEHRYLGALDPQLTERGREQALTLSKELPDGIDALIVSPRLRAQQTAQILNRELHLELVTMDRFRERDVGVFEGLTQAQAKALHPALWAQNITRQWAAGPTGGESIAEVVTRVHQGLVELAERYPSSVVLLVAHGFVAKVVRALASGDFSDFFNWQLSNGEMLVLDDFKVMALPATAPL
- a CDS encoding DUF6124 family protein gives rise to the protein MKKVTPNPPQSTPDDTPQTPPNLLFTVRPGLSTEAALSNASEMLESATVCAYDCAEHLEGIGRKQVLAVVQMIEIAQLLVDQALNRECPVA